A single genomic interval of Streptomyces sp. BA2 harbors:
- a CDS encoding glycoside hydrolase family 3 N-terminal domain-containing protein produces the protein MTVEEKLGQLQQLPWAVSTGPGGSETKDVEDAARAGRLGSVLNIFGAKSSNALQRIAVEESRLGIPLLFGLDVIHGLWTTFPIPLAQASSFDPEVSRRDAEVSAKESRSNGVHWTFSPMMDVTHEPRWGRIAEGCGEDPYLTTAFAVAKVEGYQGEKDGKGGKGGKDGKGEKGSGLDAKDRIAACAKHFVAYGGAEGGRDYNTVDVSESRLRNHYLPPFKAALNAGVATVMASFNTISGVPAHGNSHMLTDVLSREWGFDGFVVSDWNGVDELVAHGFAEDGADAARLALNAGVDMEMASTDLAKHGKKLLSSGRIREQRLDEAVARILRLKFALGLFDHPYVDEGAAIDKPSAEAREAARETAARSMVLLKNDGKALPLKKSTGSIAVVGPFGDSDDLLGTWTFPGAAKNFPSGKVLAAVKAAAPRAKVTYAKGVDPEGKDTSGIPAAVSAARRADVTVVVVGEPPAMSGEAAARGDISLPGGQEKLIEAIAATGKPFVVVLVNGRPLTVGGWLKSAPAVLEAWHPGLEAGNAIADVLFGEVNPGGKLPVSFPRTVGQIPVHYNHESTGRPYAADNKYTSKYLDLPPDPQFTFGHGLSYTSFEIGEPKLSRDRVPARALREGDTLEVSVTVRNTGERAGDEVVQLYVHDIAASITQPVRKLRGFRRVTLKAGRSKTVRFQLGADDFGFWTNAESGEFRVEEGAVDIYVGNSSEAEAKKRLTIT, from the coding sequence ATGACTGTCGAAGAGAAGCTCGGTCAGCTTCAGCAACTCCCCTGGGCCGTAAGCACCGGCCCCGGCGGCAGCGAGACGAAGGACGTCGAGGACGCGGCGCGCGCCGGACGGCTCGGTTCTGTCCTGAACATCTTCGGCGCCAAGAGCAGCAACGCCCTTCAGCGCATCGCGGTGGAGGAGTCCCGGCTCGGCATTCCGCTGCTCTTCGGGCTCGATGTCATCCATGGCCTGTGGACCACGTTCCCGATCCCCCTCGCCCAGGCGTCGAGCTTCGACCCGGAGGTCAGCAGGCGGGACGCCGAGGTGTCGGCGAAGGAGTCCCGCTCGAACGGCGTGCACTGGACGTTCTCGCCGATGATGGACGTCACGCACGAGCCGCGCTGGGGCCGGATCGCCGAGGGCTGCGGCGAGGACCCGTACCTCACGACGGCGTTCGCGGTGGCCAAGGTGGAGGGCTACCAGGGCGAGAAGGACGGGAAGGGCGGCAAGGGCGGCAAGGACGGGAAGGGCGAGAAGGGTTCGGGGCTCGACGCCAAGGACCGGATCGCCGCCTGCGCCAAGCACTTCGTCGCGTACGGCGGGGCCGAGGGCGGCCGGGACTACAACACGGTCGACGTGTCGGAGTCGCGGCTGCGCAATCACTATCTGCCGCCGTTCAAGGCCGCTTTGAACGCGGGCGTGGCCACGGTGATGGCCTCCTTCAACACCATCAGCGGCGTCCCGGCCCACGGCAACTCCCACATGCTCACCGACGTACTGAGCAGGGAGTGGGGCTTCGACGGCTTCGTCGTCAGCGACTGGAACGGCGTCGACGAACTCGTCGCGCACGGCTTCGCCGAGGACGGCGCCGACGCGGCCCGTCTCGCGCTGAACGCCGGCGTCGACATGGAGATGGCGAGCACGGACCTGGCCAAGCACGGCAAGAAGCTGCTGAGCAGCGGCAGGATCAGAGAGCAGCGCCTCGACGAAGCGGTCGCGCGGATCCTGCGCCTGAAGTTCGCGCTCGGGCTCTTCGACCATCCGTATGTCGACGAGGGCGCCGCCATCGACAAGCCGTCCGCCGAGGCCCGCGAAGCGGCCCGCGAGACCGCCGCCCGCTCGATGGTGCTCCTGAAGAACGACGGCAAGGCGCTCCCGCTCAAGAAGTCCACCGGGTCGATCGCGGTCGTCGGGCCGTTCGGCGACTCCGACGACCTGCTCGGCACGTGGACGTTCCCCGGCGCGGCGAAGAACTTCCCCTCGGGCAAGGTCCTCGCCGCGGTGAAGGCCGCCGCTCCGCGGGCGAAGGTGACGTACGCGAAGGGCGTCGACCCCGAGGGCAAGGACACCAGCGGTATCCCGGCGGCGGTCTCCGCGGCCAGGCGTGCGGACGTCACCGTCGTCGTGGTCGGCGAGCCCCCGGCGATGAGCGGCGAGGCTGCCGCGCGCGGTGACATCAGCCTGCCGGGCGGGCAGGAGAAGCTCATCGAGGCGATCGCCGCGACGGGCAAACCGTTCGTGGTGGTCCTGGTCAACGGGCGCCCGCTGACCGTCGGCGGCTGGCTGAAGTCCGCACCCGCCGTCCTCGAGGCCTGGCACCCGGGACTCGAGGCGGGCAACGCGATCGCCGACGTGCTGTTCGGCGAGGTCAATCCGGGCGGCAAGCTGCCCGTCTCGTTCCCGCGGACGGTCGGCCAGATCCCCGTCCACTACAACCACGAGTCGACGGGCCGCCCCTACGCCGCGGACAACAAATACACGTCCAAGTACCTCGACCTGCCCCCTGACCCGCAGTTCACCTTCGGCCACGGTCTCTCGTACACGTCCTTCGAGATCGGCGAGCCGAAGCTGAGCCGCGACCGCGTGCCGGCGCGGGCGCTGCGCGAGGGCGACACCCTGGAGGTCTCGGTCACCGTCCGCAACACGGGCGAGCGCGCGGGGGACGAGGTGGTCCAGCTGTACGTCCACGACATCGCAGCGAGCATCACGCAGCCGGTGCGCAAGCTGCGCGGATTCCGCAGGGTGACGTTGAAGGCCGGCAGGTCGAAGACCGTCCGCTTCCAGCTCGGCGCCGACGACTTCGGGTTCTGGACGAACGCGGAGAGCGGCGAGTTCCGTGTCGAGGAGGGGGCGGTGGACATCTACGTGGGCAACAGCTCCGAGGCCGAGGCGAAGAAGAGGCTGACGATCACGTAG
- a CDS encoding cysteine desulfurase has product MTIPDLTARGAGVAPGLPVSDPGLPVSAPGLPTSAAEPPTTAAPGAGSLPQLQPPGFSPESARQDIPILHRTVNGHPLVWLDNGATTQKPRQVIEALGAFYGTANSNIHRGAHTMAREATQMYEAGRAAVAGFLGAGSPDDIVFVRGTTEAINLVAQSWGRANLGPGDDILVAVLEHHSDIVPWQLIAKETRARVVPIPLTPEGAIDQDAYADLLSSRTQLVAVSHASNVLGTVPPVKEMTALAHRYGAKVLVDGAQAVAHFPVDVTDLDADFYAFSGHKLFAPTGIGALYAKPEILESMGPWQGGGNMIESVDFTRTTFAPVPHLLEAGTGHISGVVGLLAALNWFTSFDRNSVAAYETSLMTYAQQALSTVPGLDVLGSAPERIAVLTFTLAGHDPAGIADWLDRDGIAIRAGHHCAQPALAHYGLESAARASLALYNTSEEVDQLVASLRRLQEAPETAG; this is encoded by the coding sequence ATGACTATTCCTGACCTCACGGCGCGAGGGGCGGGCGTCGCACCGGGGCTGCCGGTGAGTGATCCGGGGCTTCCGGTCAGTGCTCCGGGGCTTCCGACGAGTGCCGCGGAGCCGCCGACGACTGCCGCCCCGGGCGCGGGCTCGCTCCCGCAGCTCCAACCCCCGGGGTTCTCCCCCGAGTCGGCCCGCCAGGACATCCCGATCCTGCACCGCACCGTCAACGGCCACCCCCTCGTGTGGCTCGACAACGGCGCCACCACGCAGAAGCCGCGCCAGGTCATCGAGGCGCTCGGCGCCTTCTACGGCACCGCGAACTCCAACATCCACCGGGGCGCGCACACCATGGCGCGCGAGGCGACCCAGATGTACGAGGCGGGGCGGGCCGCGGTCGCCGGGTTCCTCGGGGCGGGGTCGCCGGACGACATCGTCTTCGTACGCGGCACGACCGAGGCCATCAACCTCGTCGCCCAGAGCTGGGGGCGGGCCAACCTCGGCCCCGGGGACGACATTCTGGTGGCCGTCCTGGAGCACCACTCCGACATCGTGCCGTGGCAGTTGATCGCGAAGGAGACCCGCGCCCGGGTCGTGCCGATACCCCTCACCCCCGAGGGCGCCATCGACCAGGACGCCTACGCCGATCTCCTCTCGTCCCGCACGCAACTCGTCGCCGTCAGCCACGCGTCGAACGTGCTCGGCACCGTCCCGCCCGTGAAGGAGATGACCGCCCTCGCGCACCGGTACGGCGCGAAGGTCCTGGTGGACGGGGCGCAGGCCGTCGCGCACTTCCCGGTCGACGTGACGGATCTGGACGCCGACTTCTACGCCTTCTCGGGGCACAAGCTCTTCGCCCCGACCGGCATCGGCGCGCTCTACGCCAAGCCGGAGATCCTGGAGTCCATGGGGCCGTGGCAGGGCGGCGGCAACATGATCGAGTCGGTCGACTTCACGCGGACCACGTTCGCGCCGGTCCCGCACCTCCTGGAAGCCGGAACGGGCCACATCTCGGGCGTGGTCGGCCTGCTTGCGGCGCTGAACTGGTTCACGTCCTTCGACCGGAACTCCGTCGCCGCGTACGAGACCTCGCTCATGACGTACGCGCAACAGGCCCTGTCCACGGTGCCCGGCCTGGATGTCCTTGGTTCGGCGCCCGAGCGGATCGCGGTCCTCACGTTCACCCTCGCGGGCCATGATCCGGCGGGCATCGCGGACTGGCTCGACCGCGACGGCATCGCCATCCGCGCGGGCCACCACTGCGCCCAGCCCGCGCTCGCCCACTACGGCCTGGAGTCGGCAGCCCGCGCCTCACTTGCCCTCTACAACACGTCAGAGGAGGTGGATCAGCTGGTGGCGTCCTTGCGACGGCTTCAGGAGGCGCCGGAGACGGCCGGGTGA
- a CDS encoding TetR family transcriptional regulator produces the protein MTDVTDPHQHPGSTRVRLIETAERLFAERGIHAVSLREIAAAAGQRNTSAVAYHFGDKRGLVTAVYAHRLGPTNEGQLRRLAALDAEGRGTELRGLVEVFVRPMADRLARAAPGRSTPPAPPSYFLRFVAQALYVEDIAPYDLAAETWTRALHDLYTRIDTCLAELPGPVRADRWRVFVGLTLHTLADHERALQHGAARPGLRTDLLVANLVDAAVAVLTAPISPATSAVLGRPWPPTPA, from the coding sequence GTGACCGACGTGACCGACCCCCACCAGCACCCCGGCTCCACCCGGGTGCGGCTCATCGAGACCGCGGAGCGGCTGTTCGCCGAACGCGGCATCCACGCGGTGTCACTGCGCGAGATCGCCGCGGCGGCCGGACAGCGCAACACCTCGGCCGTCGCCTACCACTTCGGGGACAAGCGGGGCCTGGTCACCGCCGTGTACGCACACCGGCTCGGGCCGACCAACGAAGGGCAGCTGCGCCGCTTGGCCGCGCTCGACGCGGAAGGCCGCGGCACGGAACTGCGCGGCCTCGTCGAGGTGTTCGTACGGCCCATGGCCGACCGGTTGGCCCGGGCCGCGCCCGGGCGCAGCACACCGCCCGCACCGCCCAGCTACTTCCTCCGCTTCGTCGCACAGGCCCTGTACGTCGAGGACATCGCCCCCTACGACCTGGCGGCCGAGACCTGGACCCGTGCGCTCCACGACCTCTATACCCGCATCGACACGTGCCTCGCCGAGCTCCCCGGCCCGGTCCGCGCCGACCGGTGGCGCGTCTTCGTCGGGCTCACCCTGCACACGCTCGCCGACCACGAACGCGCCCTGCAGCACGGCGCGGCCCGTCCGGGACTCCGCACGGACCTGCTCGTCGCGAACCTCGTCGACGCCGCCGTCGCCGTCCTCACGGCACCCATCAGCCCCGCGACCAGCGCCGTCCTTGGGCGCCCCTGGCCACCCACCCCCGCGTGA
- a CDS encoding ABC transporter ATP-binding protein — METTAWIQLHSVMNAEQDRRPFARATLRRIGTFARPHKRRIVYFVLLSVITALLAVATPVLAGSVVDVIVKDGDSSLVVRYALLIAAIAVAEAAFGLLGRWLSANLGEGLILDLRTAVFDHVQRMPVAFFTRTRTGALVSRLNNDVIGAQRAFSNTLSGVVGNVVTLLLTLAVMLTLSWQITLLALVLLPVFIVPARRMGSRMAKLQREAAHHNAAMGTRMTERFSAPGATLIKLFGRPGAESDEFATRARRVRDIGVRTAMAQSTFITALTLVSALALALVYGLGGYFALNGTLEAGAIVSLALLLTRLYAPLTSLAGARVEVMSALVSFERVFEVLDLKPLIDEKPDAREVPSGPVAVEFDDVRFGYPSADKVSLASLEEVASLDTRGGEEVLHGLSFRAEPGQTVALVGSSGAGKSTIAQLLPRLYDTDGGAVRIGGVDVRDLSAASMRQTIGMVTQDGHLFHESVRANLLLARPGATEDDLWDALRRARLEALVRSLPDGLDTVVGERGYRLSGGERQRMTIARLLLAQQRVVILDEATAHLDNTSEAAVQEALAEALEGRTAIVIAHRLSTVRSADQILVVEAGRIVERGTHEELLVVGGRYAELYRTQFAGKSEEALAA; from the coding sequence ATGGAAACGACAGCCTGGATCCAGCTGCACAGCGTGATGAACGCCGAGCAGGACCGCCGTCCCTTCGCCCGCGCCACCTTGCGCCGCATCGGGACCTTCGCCCGCCCGCACAAACGCCGCATCGTCTACTTCGTTCTCCTGAGCGTCATCACCGCGCTGCTCGCGGTGGCGACCCCTGTCCTGGCCGGCAGCGTCGTGGACGTGATCGTCAAGGACGGCGACTCCTCGCTCGTCGTCCGGTACGCCCTGCTCATCGCCGCCATCGCCGTCGCCGAGGCCGCCTTCGGCCTCCTGGGCCGCTGGCTCTCGGCGAACCTGGGGGAGGGGCTCATCCTCGACCTGCGGACGGCCGTCTTCGACCACGTACAGCGCATGCCCGTCGCCTTCTTCACCCGCACCCGCACCGGCGCGCTCGTCAGCCGCCTCAACAACGACGTGATCGGCGCCCAGCGCGCGTTCAGCAACACGCTCTCCGGCGTCGTCGGCAACGTGGTCACGCTGCTCCTGACCCTGGCCGTGATGCTGACGCTCTCGTGGCAGATCACGCTCCTCGCGCTGGTCCTGCTGCCCGTCTTCATCGTGCCCGCTCGCCGCATGGGCTCCCGGATGGCGAAGCTCCAGCGCGAGGCCGCACACCACAACGCGGCGATGGGCACGCGCATGACCGAGCGCTTCTCCGCTCCGGGCGCAACCCTCATCAAGCTCTTCGGGCGTCCGGGCGCCGAGTCGGATGAGTTCGCCACGCGGGCCCGCCGGGTGCGGGACATCGGTGTCCGCACGGCCATGGCACAGTCCACGTTCATCACCGCGCTCACGCTGGTCTCGGCCCTCGCCCTGGCCCTCGTCTACGGCCTCGGCGGCTACTTCGCCCTGAACGGCACCCTGGAAGCGGGCGCCATCGTGTCCCTCGCCCTGCTCCTGACCCGCCTCTACGCACCGCTGACCTCCCTGGCCGGAGCACGTGTCGAGGTCATGAGTGCGCTCGTCAGCTTCGAGCGGGTCTTCGAGGTCCTCGACCTGAAGCCGCTGATCGACGAGAAGCCGGACGCACGTGAGGTCCCCTCGGGCCCGGTGGCGGTGGAGTTCGACGACGTCCGCTTCGGCTACCCGTCCGCCGACAAGGTCTCCCTGGCCTCACTCGAAGAGGTCGCTTCCCTCGACACCCGGGGCGGTGAAGAGGTCCTGCACGGGCTCTCCTTCCGTGCCGAGCCGGGCCAGACCGTGGCGCTCGTCGGATCGTCCGGCGCGGGCAAGTCGACGATCGCGCAACTGCTTCCCCGGCTGTACGACACGGACGGCGGGGCCGTACGCATCGGCGGGGTCGACGTCCGCGACCTCTCGGCGGCGTCCATGCGCCAGACCATCGGCATGGTCACCCAGGACGGCCACCTCTTCCACGAGTCGGTCCGCGCCAACCTGCTGCTCGCCCGCCCCGGGGCCACCGAGGACGACCTGTGGGACGCCCTGCGCAGGGCCCGCCTCGAAGCCCTCGTACGCTCCCTGCCCGACGGCCTCGACACCGTGGTCGGCGAGCGCGGCTACCGCCTCTCCGGCGGCGAGCGCCAGCGGATGACCATCGCCCGTCTGCTGCTCGCCCAGCAGCGTGTGGTCATCCTCGACGAAGCCACGGCGCACCTCGACAACACCTCGGAGGCGGCGGTCCAGGAAGCGCTCGCCGAGGCGCTGGAGGGCCGCACCGCGATCGTCATCGCGCACCGGCTCTCGACGGTGCGGTCCGCCGACCAGATCCTCGTCGTCGAGGCCGGGCGGATCGTGGAGCGCGGGACGCACGAGGAACTGCTCGTGGTGGGGGGCCGGTACGCGGAGCTGTACCGCACTCAGTTCGCGGGGAAGTCGGAGGAGGCACTGGCGGCGTAG
- a CDS encoding AMP-binding protein: MFVPFGALDFLDRATAVYGDRVGIVDEPDQPAEPWEGLTYRRVGELARAQAAGLDALGVPHGARVAVVSPNSARLLTSFFGVSGHGRVLVPVNFRLSADEVSYIVAQSGASVLLVDPELEDRLSEVTCKHRFTLGARADAELYRFDTEPEPWQHDENATATINFTSGTTARPKGVQITHRNIWVNALTFALHAGVTDRDVYLHTLPMFHANGWGMPFAMSGMGARQIVLRKVDGAEILRRVAEHGVTVMCAAPAVVNAVLAAARSWEGEIPGRDRVRIIVAGAPPPTKTVEQVESELGWEFIQIYGLTETSPLLTINRTRAEWDGLTPQQRAEKLVQAGAPALGVTLRTSDEGEVLARSNVILEGYWEQPEETAQALEGGWFHTGDGGSIGADGHLTISDRKKDVIITGGENVSSIEVEDVLFSHDAVAEVAVIGVPDEKWGETIKALVVLASGAHATEEELIRHCKDNLAGFKAPTSVEFRDELARTATGKLQKYKLRGPYWEGRERGVN; encoded by the coding sequence ATGTTCGTCCCGTTCGGGGCCCTTGATTTTCTGGACCGCGCCACGGCCGTGTACGGGGACCGGGTCGGCATCGTCGACGAGCCCGATCAGCCGGCCGAGCCCTGGGAAGGGCTCACCTATCGGCGCGTGGGCGAGCTGGCGCGGGCCCAGGCCGCCGGTCTCGACGCGCTCGGGGTGCCGCACGGCGCACGGGTCGCGGTGGTCTCGCCCAACAGCGCACGGCTGCTGACGTCGTTCTTCGGCGTCAGCGGCCACGGCCGGGTCCTCGTGCCGGTCAACTTCCGCCTCTCGGCCGACGAAGTGAGCTACATCGTCGCGCAGTCGGGGGCGAGCGTCCTGCTGGTCGACCCCGAACTGGAGGACCGCCTCTCGGAGGTGACCTGCAAACACCGCTTCACGCTCGGGGCGCGGGCCGACGCGGAGCTGTACCGGTTCGACACCGAGCCCGAGCCCTGGCAGCACGACGAGAACGCCACCGCGACCATCAACTTCACCAGCGGAACGACCGCGCGCCCCAAGGGCGTTCAGATCACGCACCGCAACATCTGGGTGAACGCCCTGACGTTCGCGCTGCACGCCGGGGTCACGGACCGGGACGTCTATCTGCACACCCTGCCGATGTTCCACGCGAACGGCTGGGGCATGCCCTTCGCGATGTCCGGCATGGGCGCGCGCCAGATCGTGCTGCGCAAGGTGGACGGCGCGGAGATCCTGCGCCGGGTGGCCGAGCACGGCGTCACGGTGATGTGCGCGGCGCCGGCCGTGGTCAACGCGGTCCTTGCCGCCGCGCGGTCGTGGGAGGGCGAGATCCCGGGGCGGGACCGGGTGCGCATCATCGTCGCGGGAGCTCCGCCGCCCACCAAGACGGTCGAACAGGTCGAGTCGGAGCTGGGCTGGGAGTTCATCCAGATCTACGGGCTCACCGAGACCTCTCCCCTGCTCACCATCAACCGCACCCGCGCCGAGTGGGACGGTCTCACCCCGCAGCAGCGCGCGGAGAAGCTGGTCCAGGCCGGGGCGCCCGCCCTGGGCGTCACACTGCGCACGTCGGACGAGGGCGAGGTGCTCGCCCGCTCGAACGTGATCCTCGAGGGGTACTGGGAGCAGCCGGAGGAGACGGCTCAGGCGCTGGAGGGCGGCTGGTTCCACACGGGCGACGGCGGGTCGATCGGCGCGGACGGCCATCTGACGATCAGTGACCGCAAGAAGGACGTCATCATCACCGGCGGTGAGAACGTGTCATCGATCGAGGTGGAGGACGTGCTGTTCAGCCATGACGCGGTCGCCGAGGTCGCGGTCATCGGGGTGCCGGACGAGAAGTGGGGCGAGACCATCAAGGCGCTGGTCGTCCTCGCCTCCGGCGCACACGCCACGGAGGAGGAGCTCATCCGGCACTGCAAGGACAACCTCGCCGGCTTCAAGGCGCCGACCTCGGTGGAGTTCCGCGACGAACTGGCCCGCACGGCCACCGGAAAACTCCAGAAGTACAAGCTGCGCGGGCCTTACTGGGAGGGTCGCGAGCGCGGCGTCAACTGA
- a CDS encoding family 2B encapsulin nanocompartment shell protein has protein sequence MNDRLALGPDAARQLATTTKTTPQMRGITPRYLLRALPWVDVESGTYRVNRRRTFVLGDDRITTYEESGSQRVVPGDLREISYLRDADDAALAELAGAFTEVTFDAGQVLAQEGDAADRLWVIVRGRAEKRVTGRYGEDALLEVIGDGQFFDLGAWTRTEEMPYRVKALTPGVALCAERSALARIADRDEALGGAITAYCEGDTMAPGTEVPVDLTAGHVGEPDLPGTFVDYEDAPREYHMTLAQTVLRVHTRVADLYNGPIDQTRAQSNLTIAALRERQESSLLNHPEHGLFHNVSAGQRVQSRTGAPTPDDLDELLTRVWKQPGFFLAHPRAIAAFGRECTRRGVPPVTDNRFGSPLLTWRGVPLLPSDKVRFSGSMGAGLGTTEILLMRTGEAEQGVVGLRPAGVPDEVEPGLSMRNMGVDQKGITSYLMTAYFNTAVLVEDAIAVLQNVEVSNYHDYS, from the coding sequence GTGAACGACCGGCTCGCACTCGGTCCGGATGCCGCACGGCAACTGGCGACGACGACCAAGACCACTCCGCAGATGCGCGGCATCACCCCGCGCTATCTGCTGCGCGCCCTGCCCTGGGTGGACGTCGAGTCGGGCACCTACCGGGTGAACCGCCGCAGGACGTTCGTGCTCGGCGACGACCGCATCACCACGTACGAGGAGAGCGGCTCGCAGCGCGTCGTGCCCGGCGACTTACGCGAGATCTCCTACCTCCGTGACGCCGACGACGCGGCGCTCGCGGAGCTGGCCGGTGCCTTCACCGAGGTCACCTTCGATGCCGGGCAGGTCCTCGCCCAGGAGGGCGACGCCGCCGACCGGCTGTGGGTGATCGTGCGGGGCAGGGCCGAGAAGCGGGTGACCGGGCGGTACGGCGAGGACGCGCTGCTCGAAGTCATCGGCGACGGCCAGTTCTTCGACCTCGGCGCATGGACCCGGACCGAGGAGATGCCCTACCGCGTCAAGGCGCTCACCCCGGGTGTGGCGCTCTGCGCGGAGCGCAGTGCGCTGGCGCGGATAGCCGACCGGGACGAGGCGCTGGGGGGTGCGATCACCGCGTACTGCGAGGGGGACACCATGGCGCCCGGCACCGAGGTGCCGGTGGATCTGACCGCGGGGCATGTCGGGGAGCCGGATCTGCCGGGGACGTTCGTCGACTACGAGGACGCACCGCGCGAGTACCACATGACGCTCGCGCAGACGGTGCTCCGCGTGCACACACGGGTCGCCGACCTCTACAACGGGCCCATCGACCAGACCCGCGCGCAGTCCAACCTCACCATCGCGGCGCTGCGGGAACGGCAGGAGTCCTCGCTCCTCAACCACCCGGAGCACGGCCTGTTCCACAACGTCTCCGCCGGGCAGCGGGTCCAGTCGCGCACCGGCGCCCCCACCCCCGACGACCTGGACGAGCTCCTGACGCGGGTCTGGAAGCAGCCCGGCTTCTTCCTGGCCCACCCCAGGGCGATCGCCGCCTTCGGCCGGGAATGTACGCGGCGTGGCGTTCCCCCGGTGACGGACAACCGTTTCGGCAGCCCGCTCCTGACCTGGCGGGGTGTTCCGCTGCTTCCGTCGGACAAGGTGCGGTTCTCGGGCAGCATGGGTGCCGGACTCGGCACGACCGAGATTCTGCTGATGCGAACGGGCGAGGCCGAGCAGGGCGTGGTGGGGCTGCGTCCGGCGGGCGTCCCGGACGAGGTCGAACCGGGCCTGTCCATGCGGAACATGGGCGTCGACCAGAAGGGCATCACGTCGTACCTGATGACGGCGTACTTCAACACCGCGGTCCTGGTCGAGGACGCCATCGCCGTCCTGCAGAACGTCGAGGTGTCCAACTACCATGACTATTCCTGA
- a CDS encoding GNAT family N-acetyltransferase, translating to MTDSDPGRLTISRATLDDWQVVSGWAADEGWNPGLRDAPSFFAQDPDGFFIGRVDGEPVSAISVVNYDDVYAFLGFYLVRPDVRGLGYGLATWRKALAHAGKRTVGLDGVVAQQDNYRRSGFELAHRTIRYAGPVPGGAPRAARVLPVEAAGLRAITAYDAASYPADRPRFLESWLTAPGHRALARIVDGRVTGYGVLRPARGALRVGPLFADSRADAEELFDALTAETDGMPVVIDVPESQPHAVALAETRGMKPTSETARMYTGPVRDLAEERIFGVTTLELG from the coding sequence ATGACGGACTCGGACCCTGGGCGGCTCACCATCTCGCGGGCGACGCTCGACGACTGGCAGGTCGTCAGCGGATGGGCGGCGGACGAGGGCTGGAACCCGGGTCTGCGGGACGCCCCGTCCTTCTTCGCGCAGGACCCCGACGGATTCTTCATCGGCCGCGTCGACGGTGAGCCGGTCTCCGCGATCTCGGTCGTGAACTACGACGACGTGTACGCCTTCCTGGGCTTCTACCTCGTCCGCCCCGACGTGCGCGGCCTCGGCTACGGACTCGCCACCTGGCGGAAGGCTCTCGCCCACGCGGGAAAGCGCACCGTCGGCCTCGACGGCGTGGTCGCCCAGCAGGACAACTACCGCCGCTCGGGCTTCGAGCTCGCCCACCGCACCATCCGGTACGCGGGCCCCGTGCCCGGAGGTGCCCCAAGAGCCGCACGGGTCCTGCCGGTCGAGGCCGCGGGCCTGCGGGCGATCACCGCGTACGACGCCGCGAGCTATCCCGCCGACCGCCCGCGCTTCCTGGAATCCTGGCTGACCGCTCCCGGGCACCGTGCCCTCGCCCGGATCGTCGACGGCCGCGTCACCGGTTACGGCGTGCTCCGCCCGGCCCGGGGCGCGCTGCGCGTCGGGCCCCTGTTCGCGGACTCGCGCGCCGACGCGGAGGAGCTCTTCGACGCGCTGACGGCGGAGACGGACGGGATGCCCGTCGTCATCGACGTCCCCGAGTCCCAGCCGCATGCCGTCGCCCTGGCGGAGACGCGCGGCATGAAGCCCACGTCCGAGACCGCCCGCATGTACACAGGACCGGTGCGGGACCTGGCCGAGGAGCGGATCTTCGGTGTGACCACGCTCGAACTCGGCTGA